The following coding sequences lie in one Montipora foliosa isolate CH-2021 chromosome 11, ASM3666993v2, whole genome shotgun sequence genomic window:
- the LOC137976559 gene encoding uncharacterized protein → MDRSWHINECNRQLNNPTFYEQQGKDKTAMIQKRVAEYVKRMFNNKLIDVKTKQYLVQSDPRPGRFYILTKIHKVNNPGRPIVSSNSHPTERISQFVDYYLKPLVHTVPSYVKDTTDFLNKLANLNTINTLPDNAILVTLDVTSLYTNIPHSEGIEACRFFLRKRNDKDIPTETLCDLIQIILNMNNFTFNNKHYLQKHGTAMGTKMAPSFANLFPAKFEQDALTNALYLPHTWLRFLDDIFVI, encoded by the coding sequence ATGGACAGATCCTGGCACATAAACGAATGCAACCGACAATTGAATAACCCAACCTTCTACGAACAACAAGGAAAGGACAAGACTGCCATGATACAAAAAAGAGTTGCTGAATACGTTAAACGCATGTTCAACAACAAACTTATtgacgtaaaaacaaaacagtacctTGTACAAAGCGACCCCAGACCTGGACGCTTCTACATACTCACCAAAATCCACAAAGTAAACAATCCTGGACGACCCATAGTTTCTTCTAACAGCCACCCCACAGAACGTATCTCTCAGTTTGTTGACTACTACCTAAAACCATTAGTTCACACTGTTCCGTCTTACGTTAAAGACACTACTGATTTCCTTAACAAACTTGCCAACTTGAACACAATCAACACACTTCCCGACAATGCCATACTTGTCACGCTTGACGTCACTTCTCTTTATACCAACATCCCTCACAGTGAAGGTATTGAGGCTTGCCGCTTTTTCCTTCGCAAACGCAACGATAAGGACATCCCCACGGAAACTCTTTGCGACCTCATACAGATCATCCTCAACATGAACAATTTCACATTTAACAACAAACACTACCTACAAAAACACGGTACTgctatgggcaccaaaatggctCCTTCATTTGCCAACCTTTTTCCTGCCAAATTCGAACAGGACGCGCTCACTAACGCACTGTATCTACCTCATACATGGCTCAGATTTCTGGACGATATTTTCGTTATTTAG